Proteins found in one Leptospira congkakensis genomic segment:
- the amt gene encoding ammonium transporter encodes MSIQKSLLDILWVLVCSGLVLMMQGGFLVLESGLTRAKNSINVAIKNIADFGVATLLFYLFGFGIMFGSSFYGLLGMDLFLPSFPKDNAWPPTFFLFQLMFCGTSSTIVSGAVAERLKFPSYLLATALISGIIYPIVGHWVWGGSFIKSSSGWLEQLGFHDFAGSTQVHSVGGWVSLALLLVVGPRLGRFKDGEPSKAVTGSNLPLAMLGGIILWFGWMGFNGGSTLAFNGSVPIVILNTIIASGFSMLVALFLTWIVKGYPEAISPLNGSLAGLVAITASADCVNPEQAAMIGMIAGALTIPAEKLLLRWKIDDAVGAVPVHLVGGLWGTLAVGIFGDIESLGATNGRWDIILIQILGSFVVGLFAFGVSYIIFKGINRVYRLRVDEMEERMGLNISEHKATTELIDLFLSMDYQHKTGDLTLDVPVEPFTEVGQIAERYNLVLGKVRTTLKENEDTRVEIANAYEKVRNEQERAEKLLLNVLPKAIAEELKEKQGLIANSYPEVSVIFADIVGFTQISSGMKPEAVVRILNEIFSYFDVLAEKYKLEKIKTIGDAYMAVAGLPIPDQFHSLLAAHMAWDMKALLSRLRLGKSGNKLSMRIGINTGPVVAGVIGTKKFIYDIWGDAVNLASRMESQGLPNEIQITESTAKLIQSDFELEERGEIEIKGKGLIRTFLIKQRIREPEDSLPSFQFAT; translated from the coding sequence ATGTCGATTCAAAAAAGTCTTTTAGATATTTTATGGGTACTTGTTTGCTCTGGGCTTGTCCTGATGATGCAGGGCGGGTTTTTAGTATTAGAGTCTGGATTAACACGCGCTAAAAATTCAATCAATGTAGCCATTAAAAACATAGCAGACTTTGGAGTTGCTACTTTATTATTTTATTTGTTTGGGTTTGGAATCATGTTTGGTTCTTCCTTCTATGGATTATTGGGAATGGATTTATTTTTACCAAGTTTCCCTAAAGACAATGCTTGGCCTCCAACCTTCTTTTTATTCCAACTTATGTTTTGTGGAACTTCCTCTACCATTGTATCTGGTGCAGTCGCAGAACGATTAAAATTTCCATCTTATCTTTTGGCGACAGCACTGATCTCCGGTATCATCTATCCTATTGTTGGACATTGGGTTTGGGGAGGATCATTTATCAAATCTTCTAGTGGATGGTTAGAACAATTAGGATTCCATGATTTTGCTGGATCAACACAAGTACATAGTGTTGGAGGTTGGGTCTCCTTGGCTTTACTTCTGGTTGTAGGCCCAAGATTGGGTAGATTTAAAGACGGTGAACCATCAAAAGCCGTTACGGGCAGCAATTTACCTTTGGCAATGTTAGGTGGAATTATACTTTGGTTCGGATGGATGGGGTTTAATGGCGGAAGTACATTGGCATTTAATGGCTCTGTTCCAATAGTTATTTTAAACACAATCATTGCCTCGGGATTTTCAATGTTGGTTGCTCTTTTTTTAACATGGATAGTTAAAGGTTACCCAGAGGCAATTTCTCCATTAAACGGATCTTTGGCGGGTCTTGTTGCTATCACTGCCAGTGCGGATTGTGTCAACCCAGAACAAGCTGCTATGATTGGTATGATTGCAGGTGCACTTACCATCCCTGCAGAAAAGTTACTCCTAAGGTGGAAAATTGATGATGCAGTTGGTGCTGTGCCTGTTCATTTAGTCGGAGGACTTTGGGGAACACTGGCTGTTGGTATTTTTGGAGATATTGAATCGTTAGGAGCTACTAATGGGAGATGGGATATTATCCTAATTCAGATTTTAGGTTCATTCGTTGTTGGTTTGTTTGCATTTGGAGTTTCCTATATTATTTTCAAAGGCATTAATAGGGTTTATCGTTTGCGAGTGGATGAAATGGAAGAAAGAATGGGTTTGAATATCTCTGAACACAAAGCCACAACAGAACTCATCGATTTATTTTTATCCATGGATTATCAACACAAAACAGGTGATTTGACTTTAGATGTTCCTGTAGAACCTTTTACAGAGGTAGGACAAATTGCCGAAAGGTACAATTTGGTTTTAGGCAAAGTACGTACGACTCTAAAAGAAAATGAAGACACTAGAGTTGAAATTGCAAATGCATATGAGAAAGTGAGAAATGAACAAGAAAGAGCCGAAAAACTTCTGTTAAATGTTTTGCCAAAAGCTATCGCTGAAGAACTAAAAGAAAAACAAGGTTTAATAGCAAATAGTTACCCCGAAGTTTCTGTGATATTTGCTGATATTGTTGGCTTCACTCAAATTTCATCCGGTATGAAACCCGAGGCAGTGGTCCGTATTTTAAATGAGATATTCTCCTATTTTGATGTTTTAGCTGAAAAGTATAAATTAGAAAAAATCAAAACCATCGGTGATGCATATATGGCTGTGGCTGGACTACCGATCCCGGATCAATTCCATTCTCTATTAGCTGCACATATGGCTTGGGATATGAAGGCCTTACTTTCGAGACTTCGTTTAGGAAAAAGTGGAAACAAACTCAGTATGCGTATTGGAATCAACACTGGCCCTGTGGTTGCTGGTGTGATAGGAACTAAAAAATTTATTTATGATATCTGGGGAGATGCTGTTAACTTAGCATCACGAATGGAGTCTCAAGGGCTTCCAAATGAAATCCAAATTACAGAATCAACTGCAAAATTGATTCAATCTGATTTTGAATTGGAAGAAAGAGGGGAAATAGAAATTAAAGGGAAGGGGCTCATTAGAACTTTTCTCATCAAACAAAGAATACGTGAACCAGAAGATAGTTTGCCATCCTTTCAATTTGCAACATAG
- a CDS encoding helix-turn-helix domain-containing protein, translated as MELSQEELSIRSGVSPSSIARLETGKGNISLLNLLSLLKELDLLNEFQLIFRDPNQSLALVAKSKTKKPRERVRKQKIESPNKDKEWIWGKSK; from the coding sequence ATGGAACTTTCTCAAGAAGAACTTTCCATAAGGAGTGGAGTTTCACCGTCTTCTATCGCTCGCTTAGAAACGGGAAAAGGGAATATATCCTTACTCAACTTACTTTCTCTTTTAAAAGAATTGGATTTATTAAACGAATTTCAACTCATCTTTAGAGATCCAAATCAATCCTTAGCTTTAGTTGCAAAATCAAAAACAAAAAAACCTAGAGAAAGAGTAAGGAAACAGAAAATAGAATCACCTAACAAAGATAAAGAATGGATTTGGGGAAAATCAAAATGA
- a CDS encoding type II toxin-antitoxin system HipA family toxin, protein MNDPVTLAKVYLWDSLVGYVSWNEEGRFASFEYENQFLNAPVEPSPILMPKSRTLYSFRNLNLDTYKGLPGMLADSLPDKFGNALIDVWLSAMGRNLQSFNPVERLCYIGERGMGALEFKPATYRLRTKNVPIEVAEMVKLASEILNHRKKYSSKLDIKNQKKLKENLTSLLTIGSSAGGARAKCIIAYNEKTGEVRSGQVNTTEEFSYWILKLDGIQNNKDKELNDPKGFGNIEYAYYRMALDCGIQMMESRLLTENNRHHFMTKRFDRTIGGEKLHMQSLCAIAHYDFNMAGAYSYEQAIEVIRKIISENTRVALEQQFRRAVFNVISRNQDDHTKNIAFLMGKDGKWRLSPAFDMTYSYNPNGQWTNRHQMSINGKREKFLIDDLIQLGKKADLKNLQIHSIIEQTKSIVSEWKKYATEANVAPTLQKEIKKNLNISI, encoded by the coding sequence ATGAATGATCCTGTAACCTTAGCCAAGGTTTATCTTTGGGATAGTCTTGTTGGTTATGTTTCTTGGAATGAAGAAGGTAGATTTGCATCCTTTGAATATGAAAACCAATTTTTAAATGCACCCGTTGAACCATCTCCCATTCTAATGCCAAAAAGTCGCACACTCTATTCATTCAGGAACCTCAATTTAGATACATACAAAGGTCTCCCCGGGATGCTTGCCGATTCTTTACCAGATAAATTTGGGAATGCTTTAATCGATGTTTGGCTTTCTGCTATGGGAAGGAATTTACAATCATTTAATCCAGTGGAAAGGTTGTGTTATATAGGGGAACGGGGAATGGGAGCATTGGAATTTAAACCTGCAACCTATAGACTTAGAACTAAAAATGTTCCTATTGAAGTTGCTGAAATGGTAAAGTTGGCTTCTGAGATATTAAATCATCGAAAAAAATATTCATCTAAACTCGATATAAAAAATCAAAAGAAACTAAAAGAAAACCTAACGAGTCTACTTACCATTGGTTCATCGGCTGGTGGAGCGAGAGCAAAATGTATTATTGCGTATAACGAAAAAACAGGAGAAGTGCGTTCAGGCCAAGTAAATACTACAGAGGAATTCTCTTATTGGATACTAAAGTTAGATGGAATTCAAAATAACAAAGACAAAGAATTAAATGATCCCAAAGGGTTTGGTAATATTGAATACGCTTATTATCGTATGGCTTTAGATTGTGGGATTCAAATGATGGAATCTAGATTATTAACTGAAAATAATCGACATCATTTTATGACTAAGCGATTTGATCGAACAATAGGTGGTGAAAAACTACATATGCAATCTCTTTGTGCAATCGCGCATTATGACTTTAATATGGCAGGTGCATATAGTTACGAACAGGCAATAGAAGTGATTCGTAAAATAATTTCAGAAAATACTAGGGTAGCCCTAGAACAACAATTCAGAAGGGCTGTATTTAATGTTATTTCTCGTAATCAAGATGATCATACCAAAAATATTGCATTTCTGATGGGGAAAGACGGAAAGTGGAGGTTATCTCCTGCATTTGATATGACCTATAGTTACAATCCTAATGGGCAATGGACAAACCGTCACCAAATGAGCATTAATGGTAAACGAGAAAAGTTTCTAATTGATGATTTGATCCAACTTGGGAAAAAAGCTGATTTAAAAAATCTCCAAATTCATAGCATTATTGAACAGACAAAGAGTATCGTTTCCGAATGGAAAAAATATGCTACAGAAGCCAATGTGGCTCCGACTCTACAAAAAGAAATTAAAAAGAATTTGAATATATCGATTTAG
- a CDS encoding helix-turn-helix domain-containing protein has product MFEFFGSWLQFGAWYHFILGIGILVKEKGSKGFPFAMIAAFSGGTLIFYAYRLYVGFEFETPILNHGYVPIIFLIPGSMQYTIEQFLSSEPIPLGGLKRLYPTFFVVLLLLLLQWIAPHLLLQSMNQSFAGAPFSIPEMISAVGCVYWVGTFVWMIYQYRMILYRNPNKEAKLGVQVLGMILKGNITFASFIFLSTFLRWHTGIYFTAGLATLMAVIAFIGTEINHQLFKDLLPELRQSYRTSRILNLNLEKLKHDLDTLFAVEFVYREEDLNLASLAEKLGIKDYQLSEYINAYLGMNFNRLVNEYRIAEVCKLIEGNPKANLLSLGYQVGFNSKANFNLAFKAFKKVSPSEYAKSVGKG; this is encoded by the coding sequence ATGTTCGAGTTTTTCGGTTCATGGCTCCAGTTCGGAGCCTGGTATCATTTCATTTTAGGAATCGGTATCCTAGTGAAAGAAAAGGGTTCTAAAGGTTTCCCCTTTGCTATGATTGCTGCCTTTTCTGGTGGAACTTTGATTTTTTACGCCTATCGCTTGTATGTTGGATTCGAATTTGAAACTCCTATCTTGAATCATGGTTACGTTCCCATTATTTTTTTGATTCCTGGGAGTATGCAGTACACAATTGAACAATTTCTAAGTTCAGAACCTATTCCTTTAGGTGGGTTAAAACGATTGTATCCTACTTTTTTTGTGGTTCTCCTCCTGCTTCTTCTACAATGGATTGCTCCTCATCTTCTTTTACAGTCGATGAATCAAAGTTTTGCGGGAGCTCCATTCTCCATACCCGAAATGATTTCTGCAGTTGGATGTGTTTACTGGGTTGGTACTTTTGTGTGGATGATTTACCAATATAGAATGATTCTCTATCGTAATCCCAACAAAGAAGCAAAACTAGGTGTTCAAGTTTTAGGAATGATTTTAAAGGGAAATATTACTTTTGCTAGTTTTATCTTTCTGAGTACGTTTCTTCGTTGGCATACAGGAATATATTTTACAGCAGGACTTGCCACGCTTATGGCAGTCATTGCTTTTATTGGAACAGAAATCAATCATCAATTGTTTAAGGACCTTTTACCTGAACTTCGGCAGTCGTATCGAACTTCTCGAATTCTAAATTTGAATTTGGAAAAGTTAAAACACGATTTGGATACTTTATTCGCGGTAGAATTTGTTTATCGCGAAGAAGATTTGAACTTAGCATCACTTGCCGAAAAATTAGGAATCAAAGATTACCAACTGAGCGAATACATCAATGCCTATCTTGGTATGAATTTTAATCGACTAGTAAACGAATATCGTATTGCAGAAGTTTGTAAACTAATTGAAGGAAACCCAAAGGCAAATTTATTATCCCTCGGTTACCAAGTAGGTTTTAATTCCAAAGCCAATTTTAATTTAGCCTTTAAGGCATTCAAAAAAGTATCCCCCAGCGAATATGCGAAATCTGTTGGCAAAGGGTAA
- a CDS encoding alpha/beta fold hydrolase — MKKQKIYRLLLPLGVFLLVACGQNGNQNSKDNAAVLGVLNGSNSSTTASPEALQLSNAANVRNIQSAFAKENDGSFSFNDNISFLSNDGVKITGNLFIPKSGTGPFPAVIFVNSWALNEYEYIVPAAKLAKKGYVVFSYNTRGFGTSGGLINVAGPKDMQDLSKGIDFLLAIAPVNPANIGIAGISYGAGISLLGLSKEPRIKTAVAMSGWGSLPDSLYGNQTPRLVWGLLLVTAGYITGRMDPIIAENFGKLLDTRDVATVLAWASERSPNSAVNALNAAGKPVYISNNSQDNLFQPNQILPYFEQLTVPKKLDLNNGIHATAEIGGVLGLDNYVWTNAYDWFDYWLKGIQNGIMTKPKVSIQKRFSSARVNYSAWPNPNKVERTYHLRPMGLLTPGKITTTANTTNGNDTILSGGTSVTTGVPLLSEILDGAVSVPVTTNVNLIDRTNAMVYISDALTSVLKIRGRTFYKGRINSSDTAPHVVVYLYEVDIWGTGKLISHGTATLFGVKGKDTDLNVDLQAVAHDFPVGSRLALAIDNIDPMYAVPKPVSLYTTTFKHSTSTASTLRFESE; from the coding sequence ATGAAAAAGCAAAAAATCTACCGTCTGCTTTTACCACTTGGGGTCTTCCTTCTTGTGGCTTGTGGACAAAATGGAAACCAAAACTCAAAAGACAACGCAGCCGTACTTGGTGTGTTAAACGGATCCAATTCCAGTACAACTGCTTCACCAGAAGCTCTTCAATTAAGTAATGCGGCAAATGTTAGAAACATCCAATCTGCATTTGCAAAAGAAAATGACGGAAGTTTTTCCTTCAACGACAACATTTCTTTCTTAAGTAATGATGGTGTCAAAATTACGGGGAACCTCTTCATTCCAAAATCAGGAACAGGTCCTTTCCCTGCAGTGATCTTTGTTAACAGTTGGGCACTGAATGAATATGAATATATTGTTCCAGCTGCAAAACTTGCTAAAAAAGGATATGTAGTATTCAGTTACAACACAAGGGGTTTTGGAACTTCAGGTGGACTGATCAACGTTGCTGGACCAAAAGATATGCAAGACCTTTCCAAAGGAATTGATTTTCTATTGGCCATTGCTCCAGTAAATCCGGCGAACATTGGTATTGCGGGAATTTCTTATGGTGCAGGAATTTCTCTCCTAGGACTCAGCAAAGAACCTCGAATTAAAACAGCCGTTGCGATGAGTGGTTGGGGAAGTTTACCAGATTCATTGTACGGAAACCAAACTCCAAGACTTGTGTGGGGATTACTTTTAGTTACAGCAGGTTACATCACTGGGAGAATGGATCCAATCATTGCAGAAAACTTTGGCAAACTTCTTGATACAAGAGATGTTGCGACTGTTTTGGCCTGGGCAAGTGAACGTTCACCTAATAGTGCAGTTAACGCTCTTAATGCCGCAGGTAAACCCGTTTATATTTCTAATAACTCACAAGATAATCTTTTCCAACCAAACCAAATCCTTCCTTACTTTGAACAACTCACTGTACCTAAAAAATTGGATTTGAATAATGGAATTCATGCTACTGCAGAAATCGGCGGTGTACTTGGTCTTGATAACTATGTTTGGACCAATGCTTATGACTGGTTTGATTATTGGTTAAAAGGAATCCAAAATGGAATCATGACAAAACCAAAAGTTTCCATTCAAAAAAGATTTTCTTCGGCAAGAGTTAACTACTCGGCTTGGCCAAATCCAAATAAAGTAGAAAGGACTTATCATTTGAGACCGATGGGACTTCTCACTCCTGGGAAAATCACCACTACTGCGAATACAACCAACGGAAACGATACCATTCTTTCAGGCGGAACAAGTGTCACAACAGGTGTTCCCCTTTTATCAGAAATTTTGGATGGAGCAGTGTCTGTACCTGTGACTACAAATGTCAACTTGATTGACCGCACCAATGCGATGGTTTATATTTCTGACGCATTGACGAGTGTTCTTAAAATACGCGGGCGTACTTTTTACAAAGGTCGAATTAATAGTTCAGACACAGCACCTCATGTTGTCGTGTATTTGTATGAGGTGGACATTTGGGGAACGGGGAAACTGATTTCTCACGGAACAGCAACTCTATTTGGTGTCAAAGGAAAAGATACAGATCTTAATGTTGATCTACAAGCAGTAGCTCATGATTTTCCAGTAGGAAGTCGCCTTGCTCTTGCGATTGACAATATTGATCCAATGTATGCAGTCCCAAAACCAGTTTCATTATACACGACAACTTTTAAACATAGCACTTCCACAGCATCCACTCTTCGTTTTGAAAGTGAATGA
- a CDS encoding exodeoxyribonuclease V subunit gamma gives MPIHYYAGLHLKDITTELGKQIKENQKENPLKRPLVVVPNQNLIPWLRLNLPKFDTSYLSLNIEFTFLEKAILKIIFQSLNIEPYEEQSSLYQYDTLKKECFSLLYQKQKVILKNFPEIETYLEEIPKLYYLSDVLTKYFKDYELNREGWIKDWLGIGSENKSIPDELKKDPYWELEKQLYTEIYKDSSKPKNLFRYLEEGKKLPLNGNLHLFCLSNLSGTYIDFLKETTSSKNSNLVVHIYQFHNGKTIGKNSEKTKNYLSKFSKPQSYLAKEFSKDQYSKQKSKFVSGGMLSKLKAFLLEESPKPDNYLEDQTVRVWNAPSVYRELESIAHDMLNKISLSKGKLNLLDFAILVPNMNDYRSAVEWVFDGGIYTSQKKDSLPHLLKIPYSITDLVAKDTSKLYSALSTLFRCFTNDRFEKDDIHILFKNSLIAGTSDNDEETNTQKILDLIHSLGSIYEEGNQENPYTISFGLKRAVVSMIADENNAWEKIQVATKAISSNETIIQFVEVWHRIKYIQIELTDKVIKTSKENRFSSIEILFQQLFQFEGELENERNFFNQWLRAIEPWCNHDWNNTKDFLEMISLITEEVFSNIPMHRGNYLTEGVTVSLLQPMRPIPFLHVYIAGLGEGKFPGSVDRSRFNLRRFDSKPWDLNRREIQESLFWESILSAEESITFSYVGKNTLEDKEFEPCSTLFEVMTTMEIKKAVELPLTSYSRFYEENQFPSFDYVRNIKDIRETEKSLLNPNFTNPDSLIVSEANQKVQMEISVHQLANGLKNPILTSLSENLGTTWEDEEELEEEPFRLNRLEIFTIKKVFIPLFAESLVAEKDWNWDRNKIQTYLNEYTTKKEQEAEFPYGAFHIVSSEVLLEELTSISERFRILKDSLFQSVYSSIYLNAVSLGDTGLRNCKKLNPYSITDVCNIIGEWETLIEKEGIYYWFYSGSLYDKPKPPNEYLKDYLGKMAHILISACLFRSIGKKLVVIPSNSRDFKNESFLDFSAFTESDAKSYLNSVYTLVTDESPKYIPNAGLNIFFAKHSLEEIEKNPDIMDQIWNYFLLEESDTILHFENKLMKLSPYTKVLLENFSLRSIWEILVPLLKKGF, from the coding sequence TTGCCGATACATTATTACGCTGGCCTCCATTTAAAAGATATCACCACCGAACTTGGGAAACAAATTAAGGAAAATCAAAAAGAAAATCCACTAAAACGCCCATTAGTTGTGGTACCTAATCAAAATCTTATCCCTTGGTTAAGGCTAAACTTACCCAAATTTGATACTTCTTATTTATCTTTAAATATAGAGTTTACATTTTTAGAAAAAGCCATCCTAAAAATAATATTCCAATCTTTGAATATAGAACCTTACGAAGAACAATCCTCTCTTTATCAATATGATACCTTAAAAAAAGAATGTTTTTCTCTACTCTATCAAAAACAAAAAGTTATCTTAAAAAATTTTCCTGAAATTGAAACTTATTTAGAAGAAATTCCCAAGTTATATTATCTTTCCGATGTACTAACGAAATATTTTAAAGATTATGAATTAAATAGAGAAGGGTGGATCAAAGATTGGCTTGGAATCGGATCGGAAAACAAATCTATTCCCGATGAATTAAAAAAAGATCCATATTGGGAGTTAGAAAAACAATTATATACAGAAATTTATAAAGACTCCTCTAAACCAAAAAACTTATTCCGATACCTAGAAGAAGGAAAAAAGTTACCATTAAATGGTAATTTACATTTGTTTTGTTTATCAAATTTATCAGGAACTTACATTGATTTTCTAAAAGAAACTACATCATCCAAAAATTCCAATTTAGTAGTTCATATCTATCAGTTCCACAATGGGAAAACGATAGGAAAAAATTCTGAAAAAACAAAAAACTATTTATCTAAATTTTCCAAACCGCAATCCTATTTAGCAAAAGAATTTTCGAAAGATCAGTACTCAAAACAAAAATCAAAATTTGTTAGTGGCGGGATGTTGTCCAAACTAAAAGCGTTTTTGTTAGAAGAATCACCAAAACCAGACAATTATCTGGAAGACCAAACAGTTCGAGTTTGGAATGCTCCTTCAGTGTACCGCGAGTTAGAATCTATTGCACATGATATGCTCAACAAAATTAGTTTGAGTAAGGGCAAACTCAATTTACTTGACTTTGCAATTCTTGTACCAAACATGAATGACTACCGTTCTGCCGTAGAATGGGTGTTTGATGGTGGCATTTATACATCTCAAAAAAAAGACTCCCTACCTCATTTGCTAAAAATTCCATATTCGATTACGGACTTAGTTGCCAAAGATACATCCAAACTTTATTCGGCTTTATCTACCTTGTTTCGATGTTTTACAAATGATCGATTCGAAAAAGATGATATTCATATTTTATTTAAAAATTCATTGATCGCTGGGACAAGTGACAATGACGAAGAAACAAATACTCAAAAAATATTAGATTTGATTCATTCTCTTGGTTCTATTTATGAAGAAGGAAACCAAGAAAATCCTTATACAATTTCGTTCGGGCTGAAAAGAGCCGTTGTATCTATGATTGCAGATGAAAACAACGCCTGGGAAAAAATACAGGTAGCTACAAAGGCTATTTCTTCTAATGAAACCATCATTCAATTCGTAGAAGTGTGGCACCGAATTAAATATATTCAAATTGAACTAACCGACAAGGTCATTAAAACCTCAAAGGAAAATCGTTTTTCATCAATTGAAATTTTATTCCAACAGTTGTTTCAATTTGAAGGTGAATTGGAAAACGAAAGAAATTTTTTCAATCAATGGTTACGTGCTATCGAACCTTGGTGTAATCACGATTGGAACAATACAAAAGATTTTTTAGAAATGATTTCTCTAATCACAGAAGAAGTTTTTTCGAATATACCTATGCATAGAGGTAATTATTTAACCGAAGGTGTTACTGTTTCTTTATTACAACCAATGCGTCCCATTCCATTTTTACATGTATACATTGCGGGACTTGGAGAAGGGAAATTTCCAGGATCGGTTGATCGATCTAGATTTAATTTACGTAGATTTGATTCTAAACCTTGGGATCTAAATCGGAGAGAAATCCAAGAGTCCCTTTTTTGGGAGTCCATTCTTTCTGCTGAAGAAAGTATTACATTTTCCTATGTAGGTAAAAATACCCTGGAAGACAAAGAGTTCGAACCATGTTCTACTCTCTTTGAAGTGATGACCACTATGGAAATCAAAAAAGCAGTGGAGCTCCCTTTAACATCCTATAGTCGATTCTATGAAGAGAACCAATTTCCATCTTTTGATTATGTTAGGAATATCAAAGATATTAGAGAAACAGAAAAATCATTATTAAACCCAAACTTTACAAATCCAGATTCATTAATTGTATCAGAGGCAAATCAAAAAGTACAAATGGAAATCTCAGTACACCAATTGGCGAATGGTCTCAAAAATCCAATTTTAACTTCCCTATCTGAAAATTTAGGCACCACTTGGGAAGATGAAGAGGAATTAGAAGAAGAACCTTTTCGATTGAACCGTTTAGAAATTTTTACGATTAAAAAAGTTTTTATTCCTTTATTCGCAGAATCATTGGTAGCAGAAAAAGATTGGAATTGGGATCGAAATAAAATTCAAACCTATTTGAACGAATACACAACTAAAAAAGAACAAGAAGCTGAGTTCCCTTATGGAGCATTTCATATTGTGTCTTCAGAAGTTCTATTAGAAGAACTAACCTCTATTTCAGAAAGATTTAGAATCCTCAAAGATTCATTATTCCAATCAGTATACTCTTCCATTTATTTAAACGCCGTATCTTTAGGAGATACTGGCTTACGAAATTGTAAAAAACTAAATCCTTACAGTATAACAGATGTTTGTAACATTATTGGAGAATGGGAAACGCTAATTGAAAAAGAAGGTATTTACTATTGGTTTTACTCTGGAAGTTTGTATGATAAACCAAAACCACCAAACGAATACCTAAAGGATTATTTGGGCAAAATGGCCCATATTTTAATTAGCGCTTGTTTGTTTCGAAGTATTGGAAAAAAACTTGTAGTCATTCCTTCTAATTCTCGAGATTTTAAAAACGAAAGTTTTTTAGATTTTTCTGCTTTTACTGAATCTGATGCAAAATCTTATTTAAATTCTGTTTATACGCTAGTGACGGATGAATCTCCAAAATACATACCCAACGCGGGTCTAAATATATTTTTCGCAAAACATTCTTTGGAAGAAATTGAAAAAAATCCAGATATCATGGATCAGATATGGAATTATTTTTTATTAGAGGAATCAGATACTATCTTACATTTCGAAAATAAGTTAATGAAACTTTCTCCATATACAAAAGTTTTATTAGAAAATTTTTCTCTCCGCTCCATATGGGAAATCCTCGTGCCTCTTCTCAAAAAAGGATTCTAA